AGGACAGGAGTTGCAACTTGAGCGAGCCGTCGTACTACGCCCCCGAGGGTGGCCTGCCGTCGCAGATGACGCTGCTGACCGACCGCGCCGTCGTGAAGGAGGCCTACACCGTCATCCCGCGCGGTGTCCTCCGCGACATCGTCACCAGCAACCTGCCGGGGTGGGACAACACCCGCTCGTGGATCCTCGCCCGGCCCATCGCCGGGTTCGCCACGACCTTCGCGCAGTACATCGTCGAGGTCGGGCCGGGCGGCGGCAGCACGAAGCCGGAGCCGGAGAGCGGCGTGGAGTCGGTGCTGTTCCTGCTCACCGGCAACCTCGACGTGACCATCGAGGGCGAGAAGCACGAGCTCACCCCGGGCGGTTACGCCTACCTGCCCGCGGGCGCGAGCTGGTCGGTGGCCAACTCCTCCGACGCGGTGGCGACCTTCCAGTGGGTGCGCAAGGCCTACGAGGCCGTCGAGGGCATCCCGGCGCCGAAGGCGTTCGCGGTGCAGGAGCAGGACATCGAGCCGACGCCGATGCCCGACACCGACGGCGCCTGGGCGACCACGCGGTTCGTCGACCCGAACGACCTCTCGCACGACATGCACGTCAACATCGTGACGTTCGAGCCGGGCGCGGCGATCCCGTTCGCCGAGACGCACGTGATGGAGCACGGCCTCTACGTCCTGGAGGGCAAGGCCGTCTACCGGCTCAACGACGACTGGGTCGAGGTCGAGGCCGGTGACTTCATGTGGCTGCGCGCCTTCTGCCCGCAGGCCTGCTACGCCGGTGGCCCCGGCAAGTTCCGCTACCTGCTGTACAAGGACGTCAACCGCCAGATCAAGCTGACCTGATCCGCCGACTCCGGCCCGGCGCACCCGCCGGGCCGGGGTCAGCCACGGCAGACCCGCCGGGTAGTGCGCCAGTATCGGAGCACGCTCCGGAAACCGGCGGACGGGGCGAAAACCGGCGGCTATGCTCTTCACGATCATCGCGCTTGCTTCCTCCCGGGGCGCACGGCGCCCTTTCACGGAGAGTGCATTGACCGCGATTCCCGACGTGACCATGCGGCCCATCACCGGTCCCGGCGAGCTCGACCTGTTCTGCGGGCTGCCCTACGTCCTCGACGACGAGCTGGCCGACGACCTCGCCACCGGTCGCCGGCAGCCGGGCCGGATGTGGGTCGCGCTGCGCGGCGATGAGCTGCTGGCCCGGGTGGCCTGGTGGAACCGGCCGGGCGACGAGGCGCCGCGGATCCTGGACGTGGTCGACGTCGGAGCCGGCTGCGTTGACACCGGCGTCCAGCTGCTGCGCACCGCGATGGCAGCCGTCGTGCCCGCCGGTTCGCTGCCGCCGCTGTACAGCCGCTTCGTCCCGCCGGACTGGCGCGAGGACCCGGCGAGCAAGCAGGTGGTCGACGACCGCATGGCGGTGCTGGAAGAGCTCGGCGCCGAGCTCTTCGTGGAGCGGTTGCGCCTGGTGTGGCAGCCCGGGGCCGCGGTTCCCGAGCCCAGCGGGCGGCTCCGGTTCCGGCCGGTCGGCGACACCGAGGAGCTCCTGGAGCTGATGACCGCGGTCCTGGACGGGACGCTGGACGCGCACTCCCGCGACGACCTGACCCGGAGGTCCGCCCGCGAGGTGGCCGTCGAGCAGTACGAGAGCGAGTTCGCCCGCTTCAGCAGCCCGCGGGAGTGGTGGCGGATCGCGACGCTGCCGGGCGGTGAACCGGTGGGATTCGTCATCCCGGCCCACAACGGCTACAACGCCACGATCGCCTACCTCGCGGTCCTGCCCGCACACCGCGGCAACGGCTACATCGACGACGTCCTCGCGGAGGGCATCCGCGTGCTCGCCGAGCAGGACGTCCCGCGCATCCGGGCGGCCACCGACCTCGGCAACGTCCCGATGGCGAAGGCCTTCGAACGCGCCGGGTTCGTCGACTTCCAGCGCGAGATCACCATGACCTGGAGCTGATCCCGGCGATTCAGGCGGTGTGATCGGCGTCTACCGCCCGATCCTTGTGGTGGAGCACGTGCTCCACTACGTTGCGCTCATGCCCCGACCGCGCGTGCACGACCTTGACCGGGTGCTGGACGTCGCCGAGCGGCTCGTCGTGGAAGTCGGGCCGGAACGACTCACCGTGCGCCGCCTCTCGGCGGAGAGCGGCGTGCCCAACGGCGCAATATACCACGCTTTCGGCTCGTTGCCCGCGTTGCGCGGGCGGATGTGGCTGCGGGCCGCCGATGAGTTCTTGAACCTGCAGGCGGAACTCATCGATGAGGCGCTGGGCGCCGCACCTGCACCGGGCGTCGGGGCAGCGGTGAACGCAGTGGTCGCCGCCGCCGACGCACCGGCGAGGTTCGCGGAGCGGCGGCCGACGGCCGCTCGGATGCTGATGACGGTGCGCCGAGAACAGCTGCTCGGACCCGACCTTCCCGAGGAACTCGCCGACGCGCTGCTCGGCTTGGACCGGAGGCTGGTGTCGGAGGTGCTGTGCCGCTTGGCGTCTGCGTTGTGGGGGCGCAGGGACGGCCCGAGCGTCGAAGTGATCACGACGTGCGTGGTGGATCTGCCGACCGCACTGCTGCGCCGAGCTCTCAGCCAGATCACCGCGGACGGCACGGTCCAGATCACCGCGGACGTGCGCGGGCGCCTCGAAGCGGCCGTGCGGGCGATCCTCGACCGCGAGCCGCCCAGACGCGGGCAGGCCGACGGACCACCGCTCTCCGCGGAAGACGCGCCGACGAGCCGACCTGAAGGACAGGGATGAGCACCACTGACCCGACTCCTCGGCACTGCCCGCCCGAGCTGCTCGCCGGAGCGAAGAAGATCTCCGTCGGCCCCGAGCTCACCGGGTTGTTGTGGACCGACGTGAGGACCCGGCTTTCCGGGCCGGCTCGGCAGTACCTGCGCCGCACCTTCCCGGCCGTGGCCGTGCAGGCGTTCACGGCCACGACCGAGCAGTACTGGGAGGACTGGCTGTCCGACGGCAACCTCGACGAGTTGTCCGGCCTCGTCGTCGTCCTCGACTCCACCGGCCTCCCGGTGGCGTGGGTAGCCAGCAACGACCGCAGTTTCGGCGGGCGCAGGTGCTTCTACGCCAATTCCGCCGGGGTGCACCCGGAGCACCAGGGAACCGGTATTTCCAGCACGATCTGGCGCGCCTTGCTGCGCGCGGCGATCGTCAGAGCCGCGCCGCGCAGCCTGTACGCGGTGATGCGCACGGGCAATCCCCTCGTGTACGGCGCGTGGTCGGCAGCCACGGGAAGGACCGATACCACGTGGCCCGCCCCGGGCATCCCGATTCCGGAGCACATCCGGCGCATCGCGGCGGATGCCGCCGCCGACCTCGGTCAAGCCGATCGACTGAACCCCCGCACCTCGGTCATCACCGATGCCTACGACGACACCGAAGCCGGCCTGTGGACGCAGCGCCCCACATCCGATCGCGCGGACGTCGACGAGTGGTTCGCCACGCTCCTCGGGCCGCGCGACGCGATCGTGCTCGTCGTGGCGTTCCACCCGATCCGGGTCATGATCGACGAAGTCCTGCGTCAGGCACGCCGCACCTTGGGGCTGCGCAGCAGCCGCTCAGCCCGGAGCTCACGAGCGCGCGACTAACAACGACCAGATCGCTTCGGTCGGCGAGATCACCATGACCTGGAGCTGATCCCGGCGAACAGGTCGTGCTCGGGAATGCTGGTGGGCACCGCCGACCGGGCCAGGTGGTAGTCCTCGGTGGGCCAGACCTCGCGCTCGATTTCCCTGGGATGGGCGAAGAACGGGCTGTCCGGCCCCATCTGGGTGGCGTGGGCGAGGGCGGCCCGGTCCCTGGTCGCGAAGTGCTCCTGGCAGTGCACCCGGGTGGTGACCTCCAGTTCGGGTGCGTCGTCGGGCCAGTCGTCGAGCACCGGGCCGATGAGCGAGGGCACGCCCCGGTGCAGCATCGCCTCGTGCAGTGCCCGGAACCACTTCCGGGACAGCGCGGCCTGGTAGTAGAGCTTCAGCGGGCGCCACGCCGTCCCGGCTTCCGGGTAGCGGTGCGGATCGCCTGCCGCGTCGAAGGCCTCGACGGTCACCTCGTGGGTCTTGATGTGGTCCGGGTGCGGGTAACCGCCGGACTCGTCGTAGGTGATGATCACGTGCGGCCGGAACTCGCGGATGAGCGCCACCAGGGCCGCTGCCGCCACCTCGGTGCGCTCCAGCGCGAAGCAGCCCGCAGGCAACGGCTCTCCCGCGGCGGGCAGCCCGGAGTCGGTGAACCCGAGGAACTGCTGCCGCACGCCGAGGATTTCGGCCGCTGCCGCCATTTCCCGCCTGCGGACGGCGGCGATGTCCGCCCGGATCTCGGGCCGGTCCAGCGCCGGGTTGAGCACGTCACCGCGTTCGCCGCCGGTGCAGGTGACGACGAGGACTTCCGCTCCTCCGGCCGCGTAGTGCGCCAGCGTCGCCGCGCCCTTGCTGGACTCGTCATCGGGGTGGGCGTGCACGCTCATGAGGCGCGGGGTCATGCCGATCCTCCTTCTCGGGGCGGGAACAGGAAAGCGGGGACGAGGCTCAGCGCGGTGAGGCCGAACGCCCACCAGAAGGCGTCACCGAACGCCGCTGGTCCCGGATCGCCGTTCTGCACAACGACTACGAGCACGGCCGTGCCGAGCGAGCCGCCGACCCGGTTGAGCACGTTCAGCGCGCTCGCCGCTCGCGGCGCTTCGTGCCGGGCCACGCTGCGGTAGACCGCGGCCATGCCGGGCGCCATCGTCAAACCCATCCCGATGCCGCGCAGCACCAGGGATGCGGTCAGCAGCCAGTCTGGGGGCTGCGCGGCGAGCTGGGTGAACGCCAGCGTTCCCAGCAGGGACGCGGCGATGCCGGTGAGCAGCAGCGGGCGCGGGCCGAACCGGTCGGCCAGCCTCCCGGCCAGGTACGTGGTGAGCGCGGTGCCCAGCGCCTGCGGCGCCAGCAGCAGTCCGGCCTCCAGTGCGCTGACCTGCTGGACTTGCTGGTAGTACAGCGGGATCAGCAGCATCGAGCTGTACAGCGAGGCACCGAGCAGGAACGAATTGCCGGTGGCCGCGGCGAATCCTCGTCGCGCGAAGAACCGCAGGTCGATCAGTGGTGTGCCGCGGCCGCGCAAGGCGTGGACCGCGTAGGCGATCAGCAGCGCCGAGCCGAGCAGCAGCGGCAGGAGTGCACCTGGCGCGGCGAAACCGCCTGCCTCCCCCACCGCTGTGAACCCGTAGACCACGGCGGCCAGTCCGGGCGAGATCAGCAGCAGACCGCGCAGGTCCAGCCGGTTCTGCGGCATCCGCGCACCGGTCGACGGCAGCGATCGCGCCGCGACGGCCAGCACGGCCGCGCCGATCGGCAGGTTGACCAGGAACATCCACCGCCAGTCCAGGCCCTGCACGATCAGCCCGCCGAGCACCGGCCCGAGCACCGGCGCGAACATCACCGGAACCGAGGTCACCGCCATGATCCGCCCCATCCGGGCGGGACCGGCGGCCTGGGCCACCATCGCCTGGCCGATCGGCTGCATCATGCCGCCGCCGATGCCCTGCACCACGCGGAAGGCGATCAGCGCCGGGGCCGACCACGCCAGCCCGCACAGAGCCGAGCCGCCGATGAACAACGCCACCGCAAACAGCCACATCCGCTTGGCGCCGAAGCGCTCCGACGCCCAGCCCGAGATCGGCATCACCACCGACACCGCGAGCAGGTAACCGGTCATCACCCATTGCACGGTGCTCAGCGGCGCACCCAGATCCCGCGCGACCGCGTCGATGCCGACGTTGACGATCGTCGCGTCCAGTCCCGCCAGAACCGCTGCGCAGAGCAGGATGCCCGCCGTGCGCCACAACTCGGCGTCCGTCCGCTCGTCAGGTCGAGCGGCGGTTGGAGCCGTCATGGTCACCTCCTCGAAGTTCGACCGGACACAACTTAGGTCGGACCTAATAATTAGGTCAAGCCTAATTTCTGGGTCTGGTCTAAGCTCGGCGCCATGGGACTGCGGGACCGGCGAAAGCGGCAGACGCGACAGGAGATCTCCGACATCGCCACCCGGCTGTTCACCGAGCGCGGCTTCGACGAGGTGACGATCGCGCAGGTGGCAGCCGCGGCCGGGGTGGCGAAGATGACCGTCACCAACCACTTCCCGCGCAAGGAGGACCTGGTCCTCGACATACACGAGGAGTTCATCGCCCGTCTCGGCGAGGTCGTCGCCGGGCGCACCCCCGGCGAATCACCGCTTGCGGCGCTGCGGCGCGCCTACTTCGAGGACCTGGCCCGGCGCGATGCGATGCTCGGGTTCTCCAGCCCGTCTTTCGCCCGCCTGATCACCGAAAGCCCGACGTTGCTGGCCCGGTTGCGGGAGATCCACGAGGAGCGGGAAGCCGCGCTTGCTGCCGTGCTGGCGCGCGAAACCGACGAGTTCACCGCTGCTCTCACCGCCGCGCACGCCATCGCGGTGCACCGGGCGCTGTTCCGCGAAGTCCAGCGGCGCACGCTCGCCGGGCAGGACGCCGACGAGATCGCCGCTGCGCTCGAACCCCTCGCGGTGCAGGCGTTCGACGCGTTGCAGCGGCTCCCCGGCGCGGACTAGGCGCGGTTCGGCGCGGGCGCGGTGTCGAGGTGCTCGGCGACCAGGTCGAGCAGCGAGTCGACTTCCTCGGGGTCGTAGCCACCCGCTTCCACCGCGGTGAACTCCGCGTCGCGCACCTCGGCGGCGGAGAGCGCCGCAGCTCCGCGCAGCGCCGCCACCACTCGGTCGAGCAGGTCGTCCACCTCGGACACGGCGTAGCCGTGCTCCCCCGCAGGCGCTTCGCTGAACACCACGCTGCCGACCGCTTCCGCGGTCAGCTTGGGACC
This portion of the Saccharopolyspora antimicrobica genome encodes:
- a CDS encoding bifunctional allantoicase/(S)-ureidoglycine aminohydrolase, whose amino-acid sequence is MSEPSYYAPEGGLPSQMTLLTDRAVVKEAYTVIPRGVLRDIVTSNLPGWDNTRSWILARPIAGFATTFAQYIVEVGPGGGSTKPEPESGVESVLFLLTGNLDVTIEGEKHELTPGGYAYLPAGASWSVANSSDAVATFQWVRKAYEAVEGIPAPKAFAVQEQDIEPTPMPDTDGAWATTRFVDPNDLSHDMHVNIVTFEPGAAIPFAETHVMEHGLYVLEGKAVYRLNDDWVEVEAGDFMWLRAFCPQACYAGGPGKFRYLLYKDVNRQIKLT
- a CDS encoding GNAT family N-acetyltransferase, whose protein sequence is MTAIPDVTMRPITGPGELDLFCGLPYVLDDELADDLATGRRQPGRMWVALRGDELLARVAWWNRPGDEAPRILDVVDVGAGCVDTGVQLLRTAMAAVVPAGSLPPLYSRFVPPDWREDPASKQVVDDRMAVLEELGAELFVERLRLVWQPGAAVPEPSGRLRFRPVGDTEELLELMTAVLDGTLDAHSRDDLTRRSAREVAVEQYESEFARFSSPREWWRIATLPGGEPVGFVIPAHNGYNATIAYLAVLPAHRGNGYIDDVLAEGIRVLAEQDVPRIRAATDLGNVPMAKAFERAGFVDFQREITMTWS
- a CDS encoding TetR/AcrR family transcriptional regulator, with translation MPRPRVHDLDRVLDVAERLVVEVGPERLTVRRLSAESGVPNGAIYHAFGSLPALRGRMWLRAADEFLNLQAELIDEALGAAPAPGVGAAVNAVVAAADAPARFAERRPTAARMLMTVRREQLLGPDLPEELADALLGLDRRLVSEVLCRLASALWGRRDGPSVEVITTCVVDLPTALLRRALSQITADGTVQITADVRGRLEAAVRAILDREPPRRGQADGPPLSAEDAPTSRPEGQG
- a CDS encoding GNAT family N-acetyltransferase; translation: MSTTDPTPRHCPPELLAGAKKISVGPELTGLLWTDVRTRLSGPARQYLRRTFPAVAVQAFTATTEQYWEDWLSDGNLDELSGLVVVLDSTGLPVAWVASNDRSFGGRRCFYANSAGVHPEHQGTGISSTIWRALLRAAIVRAAPRSLYAVMRTGNPLVYGAWSAATGRTDTTWPAPGIPIPEHIRRIAADAAADLGQADRLNPRTSVITDAYDDTEAGLWTQRPTSDRADVDEWFATLLGPRDAIVLVVAFHPIRVMIDEVLRQARRTLGLRSSRSARSSRARD
- the mca gene encoding mycothiol conjugate amidase Mca, with amino-acid sequence MTPRLMSVHAHPDDESSKGAATLAHYAAGGAEVLVVTCTGGERGDVLNPALDRPEIRADIAAVRRREMAAAAEILGVRQQFLGFTDSGLPAAGEPLPAGCFALERTEVAAAALVALIREFRPHVIITYDESGGYPHPDHIKTHEVTVEAFDAAGDPHRYPEAGTAWRPLKLYYQAALSRKWFRALHEAMLHRGVPSLIGPVLDDWPDDAPELEVTTRVHCQEHFATRDRAALAHATQMGPDSPFFAHPREIEREVWPTEDYHLARSAVPTSIPEHDLFAGISSRSW
- a CDS encoding DHA2 family efflux MFS transporter permease subunit, yielding MTAPTAARPDERTDAELWRTAGILLCAAVLAGLDATIVNVGIDAVARDLGAPLSTVQWVMTGYLLAVSVVMPISGWASERFGAKRMWLFAVALFIGGSALCGLAWSAPALIAFRVVQGIGGGMMQPIGQAMVAQAAGPARMGRIMAVTSVPVMFAPVLGPVLGGLIVQGLDWRWMFLVNLPIGAAVLAVAARSLPSTGARMPQNRLDLRGLLLISPGLAAVVYGFTAVGEAGGFAAPGALLPLLLGSALLIAYAVHALRGRGTPLIDLRFFARRGFAAATGNSFLLGASLYSSMLLIPLYYQQVQQVSALEAGLLLAPQALGTALTTYLAGRLADRFGPRPLLLTGIAASLLGTLAFTQLAAQPPDWLLTASLVLRGIGMGLTMAPGMAAVYRSVARHEAPRAASALNVLNRVGGSLGTAVLVVVVQNGDPGPAAFGDAFWWAFGLTALSLVPAFLFPPREGGSA
- a CDS encoding TetR/AcrR family transcriptional regulator, with amino-acid sequence MGLRDRRKRQTRQEISDIATRLFTERGFDEVTIAQVAAAAGVAKMTVTNHFPRKEDLVLDIHEEFIARLGEVVAGRTPGESPLAALRRAYFEDLARRDAMLGFSSPSFARLITESPTLLARLREIHEEREAALAAVLARETDEFTAALTAAHAIAVHRALFREVQRRTLAGQDADEIAAALEPLAVQAFDALQRLPGAD